In Methanocorpusculum vombati, a genomic segment contains:
- a CDS encoding FkbM family methyltransferase, which produces METMNHKIVNFGKRVIPDALLPTIQKYYNKHYYDRPTIQKIIAAYSDSNDTEIQNIVKYISRNGLIAFPYEWADRFTPQNRKKINSIQIFKDKEYDLPYVYLGEEKLYFPNDWDDQKIRINYFGLQEIEQHLLSPHCYLSEDFVVDENSIVVDCGVAEGNFSLSIVEKCKKLYLFEPEEQWMEPLKATFAPWKDKVVIVQKYLSDITDEVNITLDDYFADKEYPNFLKLDVEGYEKQVLLGSKKILSSDDLKKVVTCIYHKADDEDVLGALLCNHGFITSKTPGYTTLSLDNKYPYLRHGVIRATKSS; this is translated from the coding sequence ATGGAGACTATGAATCATAAAATTGTAAACTTTGGAAAACGGGTCATTCCAGATGCATTATTGCCAACAATTCAGAAATATTACAACAAACACTATTATGACAGACCCACCATCCAAAAAATAATCGCAGCATATTCAGACTCAAACGATACGGAAATCCAAAATATAGTGAAATATATCTCTCGGAACGGTCTCATAGCATTCCCATATGAATGGGCAGATAGATTCACACCTCAAAACAGAAAAAAGATAAACTCTATACAGATATTCAAAGACAAGGAATACGATCTCCCGTACGTGTATCTTGGAGAGGAAAAACTGTACTTTCCAAACGATTGGGATGATCAAAAGATACGAATCAATTACTTTGGCCTTCAGGAAATAGAACAGCATCTCCTCTCCCCTCACTGTTACCTGTCAGAGGACTTTGTTGTTGATGAAAATAGCATTGTTGTGGATTGTGGTGTTGCTGAAGGAAATTTTTCCCTCTCAATAGTAGAGAAATGTAAAAAGCTCTATCTCTTCGAACCAGAAGAACAATGGATGGAACCGCTCAAAGCAACATTTGCTCCATGGAAAGATAAAGTAGTCATCGTCCAGAAGTATCTCTCAGATATAACAGACGAAGTAAACATCACGTTGGACGATTACTTCGCAGACAAAGAATATCCGAACTTCCTCAAACTTGATGTGGAGGGATACGAAAAACAAGTGCTTCTTGGCTCAAAAAAAATACTCTCGTCAGATGATCTCAAAAAAGTAGTAACCTGCATCTATCATAAAGCAGATGATGAAGATGTGCTGGGGGCACTGCTCTGCAATCATGGTTTTATCACCTCCAAAACACCAGGTTACACGACATTGTCTCTGGACAATAAATATCCATATCTCCGCCATGGAGTAATTCGAGCAACAAAATCATCTTAA
- a CDS encoding Fic family protein, whose translation MAHTDPNIPYNTMPHLPPKADIETIRIWRACAEAKTSLARMREAGKLIPNQGILISSIPLLEATASSRIENIFTTSNALYTALSVPEEKIDPATKEVLRYREALAVGVGELKSGKKLGEILLTRICSVLLDQETDRRSPNTGTYIKGPEGCVYTPPDDPIVLENLIHQLEDYMNGGREPDALIRLALIHYQFEAIHPFGDANGRTGRILNILYLIDQDLLDIPTLYLSRYIIQHKSEYYSRLRRVTENEEWEEWIVFMLNAVRETADWTYDRISAIKTLMDETIAVCKEKLPKIYSYDLVEEIFLQPYCKPAFLVARGIGNRQTAMKYLKALEEIGVLASVRIGKERIYVNTRLFALLKFDEE comes from the coding sequence ATGGCACATACGGATCCAAACATCCCCTACAATACCATGCCGCACCTGCCCCCGAAGGCAGATATTGAGACGATCCGGATATGGAGAGCCTGTGCCGAGGCAAAAACATCGCTTGCCCGGATGCGGGAGGCAGGCAAACTCATTCCCAATCAGGGAATACTCATCAGTTCTATCCCGCTGCTGGAGGCAACCGCGAGTTCCCGGATTGAGAATATCTTCACCACCAGCAATGCCCTTTACACGGCCCTGTCGGTGCCGGAGGAGAAGATCGATCCGGCAACAAAGGAAGTTCTCCGGTATCGGGAGGCACTCGCCGTCGGGGTCGGCGAGTTAAAATCCGGGAAAAAACTGGGAGAAATTCTGCTTACCCGCATCTGTTCGGTTCTGCTGGACCAGGAGACGGATCGCCGGAGTCCGAACACAGGTACCTACATCAAAGGCCCGGAGGGATGTGTGTATACGCCGCCGGACGATCCGATCGTTCTGGAGAATCTGATACACCAGCTGGAAGACTACATGAACGGCGGCAGAGAACCCGACGCACTGATTCGTCTGGCGCTGATTCATTATCAGTTTGAGGCAATACATCCGTTCGGCGATGCGAACGGGAGAACGGGAAGAATCCTGAATATCCTCTATCTGATCGATCAGGACCTCCTTGATATTCCGACGCTCTATCTCAGCCGCTACATCATCCAGCACAAATCCGAGTATTACTCGCGTCTCCGGAGAGTTACTGAGAACGAGGAGTGGGAGGAGTGGATTGTTTTCATGCTGAACGCGGTCCGGGAAACCGCGGACTGGACTTATGACCGGATTTCTGCAATCAAAACACTGATGGATGAAACGATTGCGGTCTGTAAAGAGAAACTGCCGAAGATCTACTCCTATGATTTGGTCGAGGAGATATTTTTGCAGCCGTACTGTAAACCTGCCTTTCTGGTTGCACGGGGAATCGGGAACCGGCAGACGGCGATGAAGTATCTGAAGGCTCTGGAAGAGATTGGGGTTCTTGCGTCGGTGCGGATCGGAAAAGAGCGGATTTATGTGAATACGAGACTGTTTGCGCTGCTGAAGTTTGATGAGGAGTAG
- a CDS encoding preprotein translocase subunit SecD, with product MSEKKTSGWLATIKDLRVLLVIVLVIIALAAIFVPMGDRGDAMTNLQFGLDLDGGSWIQLEFQAEVVTIGAGADVNDVAAKMGEALDCTVVPIDLYHLEVQKKATEEELRAATAAAGATFISYENGVGTTTAETVKRILESKVNSLGTNDVKVNTLTNANGVAQYVRVEMAGVDMQTAQEIVGKQGLFEIRIVTTGNETAHVLYGDSVASVQNPTQNPAGSNNWGVGFNLNNDGAKALQQACIQYGATTNPQAHNLNMYLDGAEVYSAPLSNDLAIQIATHTVNSLYAGTGSGEEGHQQAQELEIHLRAGALPVQVEIAGSGSTSAALGDYFKIVCLIAGLAALAAVAIMVYLRYRVAEIVLPMIATNMAEIIILLGIAVFIQQLDIAAIAALIAVLGTGIDQLVIITDEVVHEGKVPSPTLYLKRLTRALAIIMTSAATVVIAMFPLIVMDLSTLKGFAIISILGILIGVLITRPAYGKIVMDIMAK from the coding sequence ATGAGCGAAAAGAAAACATCCGGATGGCTTGCCACAATCAAAGACCTCCGTGTCCTGCTGGTCATCGTTCTCGTAATCATCGCACTTGCCGCAATCTTTGTACCGATGGGCGACCGCGGCGATGCCATGACCAATCTCCAGTTCGGCCTTGACCTCGACGGAGGATCCTGGATTCAGCTTGAGTTCCAGGCAGAAGTTGTCACCATCGGTGCCGGAGCAGACGTAAACGATGTTGCAGCCAAAATGGGAGAAGCCCTTGACTGTACCGTTGTTCCAATCGATCTGTACCATCTCGAAGTCCAGAAAAAAGCAACCGAAGAGGAACTCCGCGCCGCAACCGCCGCAGCAGGTGCAACCTTCATCAGTTACGAAAACGGTGTGGGCACGACCACTGCCGAGACCGTGAAACGGATTCTGGAGTCCAAAGTCAACAGCCTGGGTACGAACGATGTCAAAGTCAACACCTTAACCAACGCCAACGGTGTTGCGCAGTACGTCCGTGTCGAAATGGCCGGCGTTGACATGCAGACCGCTCAGGAGATCGTCGGAAAGCAGGGTCTCTTTGAGATCCGGATTGTAACGACCGGCAACGAAACGGCCCACGTGCTCTACGGAGACTCGGTTGCATCCGTCCAGAACCCGACGCAGAACCCGGCAGGCTCCAACAACTGGGGTGTCGGATTCAACCTGAACAACGACGGTGCAAAAGCACTGCAGCAGGCCTGTATCCAGTACGGCGCAACCACCAACCCGCAGGCACACAACCTGAACATGTACCTGGACGGTGCCGAAGTGTACAGCGCCCCGCTCTCCAATGATCTTGCAATACAGATTGCAACCCACACGGTCAATAGTCTGTATGCCGGAACCGGTTCGGGCGAGGAAGGACACCAGCAGGCGCAGGAGCTTGAGATTCACCTGCGTGCCGGTGCACTGCCGGTACAGGTGGAGATTGCCGGATCCGGTTCAACCTCCGCAGCGCTTGGCGACTACTTCAAGATCGTCTGTCTGATTGCAGGACTTGCAGCTCTTGCCGCAGTGGCCATCATGGTCTATCTCCGGTACCGGGTTGCCGAGATTGTGCTGCCGATGATTGCAACCAACATGGCAGAAATTATCATTCTGCTCGGTATCGCAGTCTTCATCCAGCAGCTCGACATCGCTGCAATCGCCGCACTGATTGCGGTGCTTGGAACCGGTATTGATCAGCTGGTGATCATCACCGACGAGGTGGTGCATGAAGGAAAGGTTCCGTCGCCGACGCTGTACCTGAAGCGTCTCACGCGGGCTCTCGCCATCATCATGACGTCAGCAGCAACGGTGGTCATCGCCATGTTCCCGCTGATTGTAATGGACCTCTCGACTCTGAAGGGCTTTGCCATCATCAGCATCCTGGGTATCCTGATTGGTGTCCTCATCACAAGACCTGCCTACGGTAAGATTGTGATGGACATCATGGCCAAATAA
- a CDS encoding EFR1 family ferrodoxin (N-terminal region resembles flavodoxins. C-terminal ferrodoxin region binds two 4Fe-4S clusters.) — MKTILYYFTGTGNSLAVARAIADRLPETELVPIPMLLLDGEKIRAETDANIGIISPLYAMGLPGIVVRFFDILDLSDAGYVFSVVTEGGTYGSPTGQISALTKQSGHDLNAAWWIRMPDNYIPLSAPPAKPEQKTIREDALRKVAVLTEAVRERRPRHIDLTPTGKLLRLVMYKPFMKKIPAFGKKFVVSSNCNGCMLCVDICPVNNIRILPKGKKEWLDHCEGCLACLQYCPVEAISCGGKTDERPRYHHPNVTAADMRAQKGASGSKHQE; from the coding sequence ATGAAAACAATACTCTACTACTTCACCGGAACAGGCAACAGCCTCGCCGTTGCCCGCGCCATAGCCGACCGGCTGCCGGAAACCGAACTCGTCCCCATCCCCATGCTGCTCCTCGACGGAGAAAAAATCCGGGCAGAAACAGACGCCAACATCGGCATCATCTCCCCCCTCTACGCCATGGGCCTGCCGGGCATCGTTGTCAGATTCTTTGACATCCTCGACCTCTCGGACGCCGGCTACGTCTTCTCCGTCGTCACCGAAGGAGGAACATACGGCTCCCCCACCGGCCAGATATCCGCCCTCACTAAACAGAGCGGTCACGACCTCAACGCCGCATGGTGGATCCGCATGCCGGACAACTACATCCCCCTCTCCGCACCGCCCGCCAAACCCGAACAGAAAACCATCCGCGAAGACGCACTCAGAAAAGTCGCCGTCCTCACCGAAGCAGTTCGCGAACGGCGCCCGCGGCATATCGACCTCACCCCAACCGGAAAACTGCTGCGGCTCGTCATGTACAAACCGTTCATGAAAAAAATCCCCGCATTCGGCAAAAAATTCGTCGTCAGCTCAAACTGCAACGGCTGCATGCTCTGCGTCGATATCTGCCCCGTCAACAACATCCGGATACTTCCCAAAGGCAAAAAAGAATGGCTTGACCACTGCGAAGGCTGTCTTGCCTGCCTCCAGTACTGCCCCGTAGAAGCCATCTCCTGCGGCGGCAAAACCGACGAACGGCCCAGATACCACCACCCCAACGTAACCGCCGCCGACATGCGGGCCCAGAAAGGCGCATCCGGCAGCAAACACCAAGAATAA
- a CDS encoding protein translocase subunit SecF: MELPRYDINKYDPKRMMLIPFLIFLVAAAIVVFTFANTGMPVTPGIDFAGGTAVTIHTTDTKDQITAFYAGYPLTSIDEGVGSAGYYIKFGPMSNEEMMEFNEKTLAKYPDASIDQIGANFGATLQSQAMVALLFAFIGMAIVVFIAFRKLIPAATVVFAGVADITITAGVMNVLGIELSLATTAALLMLIGYSVDSNILLTSKVLKRQGKLVDKMAGAFHTGFIMTTTTLAAIVAMLIVALIGQVPTLYNIAAVLVIGLICDMIFTWAFNAGVLRLYMEKEEGKKQPANNKPKIKGAKS, translated from the coding sequence ATGGAACTTCCCCGGTACGATATCAACAAATACGATCCGAAACGGATGATGCTCATCCCGTTTCTGATCTTCCTTGTTGCCGCGGCCATTGTCGTGTTCACCTTCGCAAACACCGGCATGCCCGTCACCCCCGGCATTGACTTTGCCGGAGGTACCGCGGTCACAATTCACACCACCGATACCAAAGACCAGATTACTGCATTCTACGCAGGATACCCCCTGACCTCCATCGACGAAGGAGTCGGCAGTGCCGGATACTACATCAAATTCGGCCCGATGTCCAACGAAGAAATGATGGAGTTCAACGAAAAAACACTCGCCAAGTACCCTGACGCAAGCATCGACCAGATCGGCGCCAACTTCGGTGCAACGCTCCAGTCCCAGGCAATGGTTGCCCTCCTCTTCGCCTTTATCGGCATGGCAATCGTCGTCTTCATTGCATTCCGCAAACTCATCCCGGCAGCCACCGTCGTTTTTGCGGGAGTCGCCGACATCACCATCACCGCAGGCGTCATGAATGTCCTCGGCATCGAACTGTCGCTTGCGACAACCGCAGCACTTCTCATGCTCATCGGATACTCGGTCGACAGCAACATCCTCCTGACCAGTAAAGTACTCAAACGTCAGGGAAAACTTGTCGACAAAATGGCCGGCGCATTCCATACCGGATTCATCATGACCACGACAACGCTCGCCGCAATCGTCGCCATGCTGATTGTTGCCCTCATCGGTCAGGTCCCGACCCTCTACAACATCGCCGCCGTGCTCGTCATCGGCCTTATCTGTGATATGATCTTCACCTGGGCGTTTAACGCTGGTGTCCTCCGTCTCTACATGGAAAAAGAGGAGGGAAAGAAACAGCCCGCAAACAATAAACCAAAGATTAAGGGGGCAAAATCATGA